The genome window GCGCGAGCCAGGGCCGGGGCGTCGTTGATGCCGTCGCCAACCATGCCAACGCGGTGGCCTTGGCCGTAGAGGGTTTCGATGGCTTGCAGCTTGTCGGTCGGCAACAGATCACCCTGGGCCTGGTCGATGCCAACCTGGGCCGCAATCGCCTGGGCGGTGTGGGTGTTGTCACCGGTGAGCATCAGGGTCTTGATGCCCAGTTCGTGCAACTGCTGGATGGCTTCGCGGCTGCTGTCCTTGACCGTGTCGGCCACGGCGAACAGCGCCAGCGGGCCGGATTTGTCGAGCAGCAACACCACGGACTTGCCTTGTTTTTCCAGGGCGAAGAGTTTCTCTTCCAGCTCCGGCGAGCACAGGCCCAGGTCTTCCACCAGGCGGTGGTTACCCAGGTGGTAGGTTTCGCCGTTGATCTCGCCACGCACGCCGCGACCGGCCAGCGCCGCGAAGTTATCCACAACGTGGGTGGGCAGGCTTTTATCCACAGCCGCGTTGGCGATGGCCAGCGACACCGGGTGATCGGAACGCCCCGCCAGGCTGGCGGCCAGCGCCGGTGCGCTGTCTTCGACGTTGGGGAACAGCGCCAGGTAATCGGTTTGCACCGGTTTGCCGTGGGTGATGGTGCCGGTCTTGTCGAGGGCCAGGTAGTCGAGCTTGTAACCGCCCTCCAGGTACACGCCGCCCTTGATCAGGATGCCTTTGCGCGCCGCTGCCGCGAGGCCGCTGACGATGGTCACCGGGGTGGAAATCACCAATGCACACGGGCAGGCGACCACCAGCAGCACCAGGGCACGGTAGATCCAGTCGAACCAGGCGCCGGCCATGAACAGCGGTGGGATCAACGCCACGCCCAGGGCAAACAGGAACACCGCCGGGGTGTAGAGCTTCGAGAAGCTGTCAACGAAGCGCTGCGTCGGAGCCCGTGCGCCCTGGGCCTGTTCCACGGCGTGAATGATGCGCGCCAGGGTGGAGTTGTTGGCGGCGGCAGTGACCCTATATTCCAGGGAGCCGGCCTGGTTGATGGTGCCGGCGAAAACTTTGTCGCCCACGGTCTTTTCGATCGGCAGGCTTTCACCGGTGATCGGTGCCTGATCGATGGTGGATTGGCCAGCGGTGACTTCACCGTCCAGGCCAATGCGCTCGCCAGGCTTGACCCGCACGATGGCGCCAAGATCGATACTTTTCACCTCTTGTTCCGCCCACGATCCATCCGCCTGCTGCACCGTGGCCTGCTCGGGCGTCATCTGCATCAAGCCGCTGATGGCATTGCGCGCACGGTCCAGGGACTTGGCTTCGATCAACTCGGCCACGGTGAACAGGAACATCACCATCGCCGCTTCCGGCCACTGGCCGATCAGGATTGCACCGGTCACCGCGATGCTCATCAAGGCATTGATGTTCAGGTTGAGGTTTTTCAGGGCAATCCAGCCCTTTTTATAGGTGGTGAGGCCGCCGCTGAGGATCGATACCAGCGCCACGATGGCAATCACCCAGGTCGGCGCGGCGTTGGTGAAGTGCAGCACTTCCGCCCCCAACGCGCCGATGCCGGACAACGCCAGCGGCCACCAATGTTTCTTGGCGGGCGGTTCGGCGGCGGGGGTGCCTTCTTCGATGGGATCGGCCTGCATGCCCAAGGACTTGATGGCGTCGATGATCGGCGCGGTCGTCGGCAGGTCGTGGGTGACGCCGAGGATGCGGTTGATCAGGTTGAATTCCAGTTGCTGCACACCCGCAAGCTTGCCCAGTTTGTTCTGGATCAGCGTCTGCTCGGTAGGGCAGTCCATGGCTTCGATGCGGAAGGTGCTCAGCCGCGAGCCGGCGGTGGGCGCTTCGCCCAATTGCACCAATGCCGGGACCGGCGTGCCGGAGCAGCAGGAGCCGCCGTGGCCGTGGTCATGCACAGGGGTCAATTTCTTCGGGCCATGATCATGGTCGTGATCGTGATCGTGCTTGTGCTTGTGCGGGGTGTGGATGGAATCGCTCATTCTGTCGCGTCCGTAAGGGTGCCTGTTGCCAAGTAAAGACCCTGTAGCCACTATAGGGTCAAGCACCCATTTGGAGATTGCTGCGATGAAGATCGGCGAACTGGCCAAACTGACCGACTGCCCGGTGGAAACCATCCGTTACTACGAGAAGGAAGGCCTGCTGCCGCCCCCGGCGCGCACCGACGCCAACTACCGCGTGTACACCCAGGCACACACCGAGCGGCTGGTGTTTATCCGCAACTGCCGCAGCCTGGACATGACCCTGGAAGAAATCCGGAGCCTGCTGGGCCTACGGGACAGCCCCCAGGACCAGTGCGAAAGCGTGAATGCGTTGATCGACGAGCATATCCACCATGTGAAGGCGCGGATCGATGGGCTGTTGGCGTTGCAGGAGCAACTGCTGGACTTGCGCCAGCGCTGTGGTGGCGGGGATCAGTGCGGGATTCTGCAGCGGCTGGAAGTCAGCGGCAGTGTGTTGGCCAGTGAGGCTGAGCCTTCCCATGTGGGCAGAAGCCACGGCCATTAACTCAAACGAACACGGTTCAAATGTGGGAGGGGGCTTGCCCCCGATCGGGAGTTCCAGCCACCCAATACTTAGCTGATCCACCGCTATCAGGGGCAAGCCCCCTCCCACACAAGCCCACACCTTAAGACCAGGACAGTCGTTAGATCGCGACGTCAGCCTTGATGCTTGGGTCGGCGTCGTAGCCCACGATCTCGAAGTCTTCGAACTTGTAGTCGTAGATCGACGCCGGTTTGCGCTTGATCACCAGCTCCGGCAGCTTCTTCGGCGTGCGCGCCAGCTGGGTGCGGATCTGTTCCATGTGGTTGCTGTAGGCGTGGGTGTCGCCGGTGGTGACGATGATCTCATGGGGGATCAGGTCGCACTGCTGGGCCAGCATATGGGTGAGCAAGGCCAGCGCGGCGGTGTTGTACGGCAGGCCGAGGAACACGTCGGAGCTGCGGATGTACAACTGCATCGACAGGTGACCGTCGTGCACGAACGCCTGGTACAGCAGGTGGCACGGTGGCAAGGCTTGTTTGCCGTTGCGCGCGTTTTCCTGCGGGCTCTGTGTTTCGTCGGGCAGGTACTCGACGTTCCAGCCGTGGAACAGGATGCGGCGGCTGTTGGGGTTGGTCTTGAGGGTGTGGACCATGTAGTCGATCTGGTTGATCGTGCCGCCGTCCTTGGTCGGCCAGGCCGTCCACTGCTCGCCGTACACCGGGCCGAGGTCACCCTCTTCGGTGGCCCATTCGTCCCAGATGCGCACGCCGTTTTCGTTGAGCCACTTGATGTTGGTGTTGCCACTCAACATCCAGATCAGCTCGTTGGCGATGCTTTTGAAATGAAGCTTCTTGGTGGTCAGCAGCGGGAAGCCGTCGGCCAAGTTATGCCGATACTGACGGGCAAACACGGCCTTGGTGCCGGTGCCGGTGCGATCGCCCTTGGTCAATCCATTGGTCACGACGTCGTTCAGTAGTTCGAGATATTGCTTCATGTTGGTACCCGTATCGTTGAAGCCCGGACCATACGGCCCGGGCATTCGAATTTAAAGCGCGGTGTTCTTCAGAGGTTGCGGGCGGTTGTACGCCCACCACAGCAGGCCCAGGCCGCCGATGATCATCGGCAGGCTGAGGATCTGGCCCATGGTCACCCAACCGAACGCCAGGTAGCCCAGTTGTGCATCTGGCACGCGCACGAACTCGACGATAAAGCGGAAGATCCCGTAGAACAGCGCAAACATGCCGGAAACCGCCATGGTCGGGCGCGGTTTGCGCGAAAAGATGTAGAGGATAAGGAACAGTGCCACGCCTTCCAACGCGAACTGGTAAAGCTGCGACGGATGGCGCGGCAGTTGTGCCGGGTCGCTGAACGGCGGGAACACCATGGCCCACGGCACGTCGGTCGGCTTGCCCCACAACTCGGCGTTGATGAAGTTGCCGATACGCCCGGCGCCCAGGCCGATCGGCACCATCGGCGCAACGAAGTCCATCAACTGGAAGAACGACTTGCCGTTGCGGCGACCGAACCACCAGGCGGCGATCATTACACCGATGAACCCACCGTGGAACGCCATGCCGCCCTTCCACACTTCGAAGATCAGTGTCGGGTTAGCGATATACGCCGAAAGGTCGTAGAACAGCACATAGCCGAGTCGCCCGCCGACGATCACTCCCATCGACAGCCAGAAAATCAGGTCGGAGAGTTTCTCCTTGGTCCAGGTCGGGTCGAACCGGTTCAGGCGTCGAGAGGCCAGAAACCAGGCACCGCCGATGCCGATCAGGTACATCAACCCGTACCAGTGGATTTTCAGCGGACCGATGGCCAGGGCCACCGGGTCGATCTGCGGGTAAGGCAGCATTGCGACTCCTCGTTAAATCATTCGTTAGGCGTGCGGACCATGCCGGTGTGCGATTAAGCCTGCGTTACAGCCGCTGTTTCAAATTAAGAAGTTCACACGCACCGAAACGCCAGGCATGTTAACGGATGGAAGGCGTACCGCCCAACTTCGATACGATGGAACGCCTGCCGCTGTATGAGTAGAGTGACAAAAAACACAAAAGGGATCGCCTGATGTGCCTGATTGTTTTTGCCTGGCGGCCGGGCCACGCCCAGCCGCTGATCGTCGCGGCCAACCGTGACGAGTTCTACGCCCGCCCCAGCCTGCCGCTGGCCCAGTGGCCGGATGCGCCTGAGGTGTACGCTGGCCGGGACCAGGAAGCCGGTGGCACTTGGCTGGGCGTGAATGCCGATGGGCGCTTTGCCGCCCTGACCAATATCCGTGATCCGCATCAGCCACCGGCCCGTAAGTCACGGGGAGAGCTGGTTGCGCGATTTCTCAACGGTTCGCTGCCGATTGATGAGTATTTAGCCGACGTTAACGGCCGTTCAATTGAATATGCCGGATTTAACCTGCTGGTGGGCACGCGGGATGAGTTGTGGCATTACAACGCTAATCACACCGAGCCGACGCGGCTGGCGGCCGGGGTGTATGGATTATCCAATGCGGGGCTCGATACGCCGTGGCCCAAGCTGCTCAAGGCCAAGGCGGCGTTGGGCGCGGTGCTGGATGATCCGCAACCAGAGGCGCTGTTGGATATTTTGAGTGACCCGCAGACCGCGCCGTTTGCGGACTTGCCGGACACCGGGGTGGGGTTGGCGACGGAGAGCCTGCTATCAAGCGTGTTTATTGCCAGTCCAAGTTATGGGACTCGGGCGAGTACGGCGTTGATTGTGAGTGCGGATGGGACGCGGCTGATGGTAGAGCGTAGTTTTGGGCCCCATGGTGGACGGCTTGGCGAAGTCGAATTAAACCTGTAGGAGCGAGCTTGCTCGCGAAAAACCTGAGAGCGCCGCGGGGAATCAGACTCCCCGCGTTATCGTTGACGTTTTTTCGCGAGCAAGCTCGCTCCTACAAGGTTTTTGCGGAAGCTGGGTTGATCATCCGCGTCAGCCCCAGGTTCTTCAGGGCCAACTGCAACGAGCTGTGGATAACTTGCGGGTTGTCGATGGTCATCAACTCCGCCAACAGCTCCTTGGCCATGCTCAGTTCAACCTGGCGCAGCATCCACTTCACCTTCGGCAAGTTGGTGGCGTTCATCGACAGGCTGTCAAAGCCCATCGCCATCAACAACACTGCCGCCGCCGGGTCACCAGCCATTTCTCCGCAGATGCTCACCGGCTTGCCTTCGGCATGGGCGTCGCGCACCACATGTTGCAGGGCTTGCAGCACCGCCGGATGCAGGTAGTCGTAGAGGTCGGCCACCCGTGGGTTGTTACGGTCCACGGCCAGCAGGTATTGAGTCAGGTCGTTGGAACCCACTGACAGGAAGTCCACCTGCCGCGCCAGCTCCTTGGCCTGGTACACCGCCGCCGGGATTTCGATCATCACGCCAATCGGTGGCATCGGTACGTCGGCGCCTTCGTCGCGTACTTCGCCCCAGGCGCGGTGGATAAGATGCAACGCCTCTTCCAGCTCATGGGTGCCGGAGATCATCGGCAGCAGGATGCGCAGGTTGTTCAGGCCTTCGCTGGCCTTGAGCATGGCGCGGGTCTGTACCAGGAAAATTTCGGGGTGGTCGAGTGTGACGCGAATGCCACGCCAGCCGAGGAACGGGTTGTCCTCCTTGATCGGGAAATACGACAGTGACTTGTCGCCGCCGATGTCCAGGCTGCGCATGGTCACCGGCAACGGGTGGAAGGCCTGCAGTTGCTCGCGATAAATCGCCAGCTGCTCCTTCTCGCTCGGGAAACGCTGGTTGATCATGAACGGCACTTCAGTGCGGTACAGCCCCACACCTTCAGCGCCGCGCTGTTGCGCACGGGCCACGTCAGCCAGCAGGCCGGTGTTGACCAACAACGGTACACGATGGCCATCAGTCGTCACGCACGGCAGTTCGCGCAATGAATCAAGGCCCAGCGCCAGTTGTTTCTCTTCCTCAACCACTTCGGCGTATTGCTTGCGCAGCACTTCGCTGGGGTTGGTGAAAACTTCGCCGCGATGACCATCGACGATCATGTCGATGCCGTCGACCTTGGCGTACGGCAGGTCCACCAGGCCCATCACCGTCGGGATGCCCATGGCACGAGCCAGGATAGCGACGTGGGAGTTGCCCGAACCCAGTACCGAGACCAGACCCACCAACTTGCCTTCCGGCACTTCGCCAAGCTGGGTTGCCGTCAGTTCCTCACTGACCAGGATAGTGTTGTCGGGGAAGACCATATTGGTGGTGCGATCTTCCTGCAGGTACGCCAGCAGACGGCGACCGAGGTCGCGCACATCCGAGGCCCGCTCACGCAGGTAGTCGTCATCCATCATCTCGAAGCGGTTGACGTGATCGGTGACCACCTGGCGCAGCGCGCCCTGGGCCCATTGGCCGGTCTTGATCACGGTCTTGACTTCGTTACCCAGCGACGCGTCATCCAGCATCATCTGGTACACGTCAAACAACGCACGCTCTTCGGGACGCAGTTGGGTGGCCAGCTTGTTCGACAGGTTGCGCATGTCGGCGCGCACGCCTTCCAGGGCGGTCTTGAACAGTTTGATTTCAGCATCGATGTCGGTGACGGTCTTGTCCGGCACCACGTCCAGATCCGCCGGCGGCAGCATGACCACCGCCGTACCGACCGCAGCACCTGGCGAACCGGGCACACCAACGAACTTGGCTTCCTGGATACCCTTGCCTTCGCGCCCCAGGCCGCGAATCGAGCCGGTGGCTTCAGCGTGGGCAATAACCCCGGCGAGCTGTGCGCTCATGGTCACGAGGAAGGCTTCTTCACCCTCGTCGAACTGGCGGCGCTCTTTTTGCTGGATAACCAACACACCGACGACGCGGCGGTGGTGAATGATCGGTGCACCGAGGAACGAGGCGTAACGTTCTTCACCGGTTTCGGCAAAGTAGCGATAACGCGGGTGATCGGCCGCGTTTTCAAGGTTCAGGGGTTCTTCACGCGTCCCCACCAGGCCCACCAGACCTTCATTGGGCGCCATGCTGACCTTGCCGATGGAGCGCTTGTTCAAGCCCTCCGTGGCCATCAGCACAAAACGGTTGGTCTCGGGGTCCAGCAGGTAAACCGAGCAGACCTGGCTGCCCATGGCTTCCTTGACGCGCAACACAATAATCCCCAACGCCGCCTTGAGATCCTTGGCGGAGTTAACTTCCTGGACGATCTTGCGCAGCGTATTGAGCATGGCTCGGGGTCGAACTCCGTCGTCAGTCGCGCGCTAAAAGGCGCGGGGCAAGCTCTTTGAGCGCGCGACGATAAACCTCGCGCTTGAATGTCACCACCTGGCCCAACGGGTACCAATAGCTGACCCAGCGCCAGCCATCGAACTCCGGTTTACCGGTCAAATCCATCCGCACCCGCTGCTCGTTGGAGATCAGGCGCAGGAGAAACCATTTCTGCTTCTGGCCGATGCACAGCGGTTGGCTGTGGGTACGCACCAGGCGTTGCGGCAAACGATAGCGCAACCAGCCACGGGTACAGGCCAGAATTTGCACATCTTCGCGCTCAAGGCCGACTTCTTCGTTCAACTCGCGGTACAAGGCGTCTTCAGGGGTCTCGTCGGGGTTGATTCCACCTTGAGGAAACTGCCAGGCATCTTGGTTGATTCGGCGAGCCCATAGCACCTGTCCGGCATCATTCGTAAGAATAATCCCGACATTAGGACGGAAACCATCGGGGTCGATCACGGCAACAACCTCGCAAACGCATGTCGCCGCATTGTTCCACAAAGGTTGATGAAGCGGCAACGAGGCTTCGTACCTTATGTGCACTCTTGTGAAAAGACCGTATTCTGGACGCCTTTTTACAGACTTTTCAGCGAGTAACTGCAATGCGCCTGGCTTTATTCGACTTGGACAACACCCTTCTCGGCGGTGACAGCGATCACGCCTGGGGCGATTACCTCTGTGAACGCGGGATTCTCGACCCGGTGGCCTACAAGGCCCGCAACGACGAGTTCTACCAGGACTACCTGGCCGGCAAGCTGGACAATGCCGCCTACCTGAACTTCTGCCTGGAGATCCTCGGCCGCACCGAGATGGCCCAGCTGGACGAGTGGCACAACGACTATATGCGCGACTGCATCGAGCCGATCATCCTGCCGCTGGCCATTGAGCTGCTGGCCAAGCACCGCGCCGCCGGTGACAAGTTGGTGATCATCACCGCCACCAACCGTTTCGTCACCGCGCCAATTGCCGCACGCCTGGGCGTGGAAACCCTGATCGCCACCGAGTGCGAAATGGAAAACGGCCGTTACACCGGGCGCAGCACCGATGTGCCCTGCTTCCGTGAAGGCAAGGTGACACGCTTGAACCGCTGGCTGGAAGAAACCGGGTACAGCCTGGAAGACAGCTACTTCTATAGTGACTCGATGAATGACCTGCCGCTGCTGGAGCAGGTGACTCACCCGGTGGCGGTGGATCCGGATCCGAATCTGCGGGCCGAGGCCGAGAAGCGTGGATGGCCGGTGATTACTTTGCGTGGCTGATGGCCCCTTCGCGAGCAAGCCCGCTCCCACACTCGACCGAGTTCCAACATGAGAATGAGGTCAAAATGTGGGAGGGGGCTTGCCCCCGATGCAGGCGACTCGGTCTAAAGCCTCAAACCGGCTTTGCACCCATGAGCCCCGCAATCGCCACAAACCCCACCAGACTGACCACCGCCAGTACCAGCGTGAAGTTCAGGCTACCGCCCTCGCCTTTGCGCAGGCGATTGAGCCGCGCCACCAGCCAGAACCAGGCCAGCGCCGCCACGGTATAGAGGATGCTGGAACCCAGGATCCAGGTCTGGCCCAGCGGCCAGCCCACCAGGTGCACCAGCCACCAGCCGGTAAACGGCATGCTGATCACGCATACGCCCATCAGCAACCAAACAAAGGCCCACGGGCGTTGCACGGTCACCGCCGGGCCGGCGCTGCGTTTGCGCCAGGCCAGCAATGCCAGGCCAAGGCCGCTGAGCAGTAACACCACGGTGGCTGCCATGTGGATAACTTTCAGGGTGGTCAGGGTTTCCATGTGTCGTTTTCCTTAAAGGCCGCCCCCTCAGCGTAGTCGCTCAACCGAGGAACAGTTTGTAGGCCGGGTTATCGCTTTCATCCCAGTACGGGTAGCCGATGGCTTCCAGGGCGGCCGGTACCAGGTGACGTTCATCCGCCGGCACTTGCAGGCCGGCGACCACACGGCCGTCTGCTGCGCCGTGGTTGCGATAGTGGAACATCGAGATGTTCCAGCGCCCGCCCAATTTGTTAAGAAAGTTGAACAACGCCCCCGGACGCTCCGGAAACTCGAAGCGCAACACCACTTCATCGCTGACCTTGGCCGCGTGCCCGCCGACCATATGGCGAATGTGCAACTTGGCCAGTTCGTTCTCGGTCAGGTCCAGCACCGGGAAACCCTGGCTGGTCAGGCTGGCGATAAGTGCGCTGCGCGGATCATTTTCCGGGTGGGTCTGCACGCCGACGAAGATGTGCGCCTCGCTGCCGGAGTGGTAGCGGTAGTTGAATTCGGTGATCTGGCGCTTGCCCACAGCCTCGCAGAACGCCTTGAAACTACCGGGCTTCTCGGGGATGGTCACGGCGATGATGGCTTCGCGGCCTTCACCCAGTTCGGCGCGCTCGGCCACATGGCGCAGGCGGTCGAAGTTGACGTTGGCACCGGAGTCGATGGCGACCAGGGTCTGCCCGGTGACGCCACGGGTCTCGACGTACTTCTTGATCCCAGCCACGCCCAATGCCCCGGCCGGCTCGGTGATGGAACGGGTGTCGTCGTAGATGTCCTTGATCGCCGCACAGATCTCGTCGGTGCTCACGGTGATCACTTCATCCACATAGTCCTTGCAGATGTCGAAGGTGTGCTGGCCGATCTGCGCCACCGCCACGCCATCGGCAAAGAGGCCCACGCTCGGCAACACCACGCGCTCGCCAGCAGCCATGGCGGCTTGCAGGCAGTTGGAGTCGTCCGGCTCGACGCCGATGATCTTGATCTCGGGGCGCAGGTATTTCACGTACGCCGCAATACCGGCAATCAGCCCGCCGCCGCCCACTGGTACGAAAATCGCGTCCAACGGCCCTGGATGCTGGCGCAGGATCTCCATCGCCACGGTGCCCTGCCCGGCAATGGTGTGTGGATCATCGTAGGGGTGGATATAGACGTAGCCTTTTTCGTCGACCAGTTTCAGCGAGTAGGCCAGGGCTTCCGGGAAGGAATCGCCATGCAGCACTACTTTGCCGCCGCGGGAGCGCACGCCTTCGACCTTGATTTCCGGCGTGGTCTTGGGCATCACGATGGTGGCCTTGACCCCCAGCACCTTCGCCGCCAGGGCCAGGCCCTGGGCATGGTTGCCGGCCGACGCGGTGACCACGCCGCGCGCACGTTCTTCGGCGCTCAGTTGGGTCAGCTTGTTATAGGCGCCGCGAATCTTGAACGAGAACACCGGCTGCAAGTCTTCACGCTTGAGCCAGACCTGGTTGCCCAGCCGCTCGGAGAGCTGGCGGGCGGTCTGCAACGGGGTTTCTACGGCAACGTCGTAAACGCGCGAGGTGAGGATCTTTTTGACGTACTGTTCAAGCATCGGCGGATATCACTGGGCGGGTTGGGCAGGGCCAAGGAGTCTAACCCAGCGTTTGGGCGGGCGACCACACGAATCCAGAGGTTTTGTTGGGTTATACTCGCGCCCCTCGATAACTCCCCGCCCGTTCCGGAGCCCGCATGACCCAGGATCAACTCAAACAGGCAGTGGCCCAGGCCGCCGTCGATTTAATCCTCCCTAAACTCGACGACAAGAGCATCGTCGGTGTCGGCACCGGCTCCACTGCCAACTGCTTTATTGATGCACTGGCCCAGCACAAAGGCGCATTCGATGGCGCCGTGGCCAGCTCCGAAGCCACCGCCGCACGCCTCAAGGGCCACGGCATTCCGGTGTACGAGCTCAACACCGTGAGCGACCTGGAGTTCTACATCGACGGCGCCGATGAAAGCGACGAACACCTGAACCTGATCAAAGGCGGCGGCGCAGCCCTGACCCGCGAGAAGATCGTCGCTGCCGTGGCCAAGACCTTCATCTGCATCGCCGACGCCAGCAAGCTGGTGCCGGTACTCGGCGCCTTCCCGCTGCCGGTGGAAGTGATCCCGATGGCCCGCAGCCACGTGGCCCGCGAGCTGGTGAAGCTGGGCGGCGACCCGGTGTACCGCGAAGGCGTGCTGACCGACAACGGCAACATCATCCTCGACGTGTTCAACATGCAGATCACCAACCCGGTGGAGCTTGAAACCCAGATCAACGCGATTGTCGGCGTGGTCACCAACGGCCTGTTCGCGGCGCGCCCGGCCGATGTACTGCTGTTGGGCACCGCCGAAGGCGTCAAAACCCTCAAGGCCTGAGAACACCGCTGAGCTAAGGTGGGAGGGGGCTTGCCCCCGATGAGGGAGTGTCAGTCAACGGATGCTTGGCTGATATACCGCTATCGGGAGCAAGCCCCCTCCCACATTGGTTCAGCGGGGCTTCTTGAAGACGTAGAACAGGTTCGGCTCGCTGACGAGGTACAACGCGCCCTCGTCATCCATGGCGATCCCTTCGGCCTGCGGCACTCGCTTCGTCAGGCCATGACGCCCGTTGAGCAGTGACAGACTGCTCAGCGGGCGACCGTCGATATCCAGTTCCAGCACCAGGAACGATTCATCCGACAGCGCCAGCAGATGGCCGCTGCGTTCATCGTATTGCAGGCTCGACAGGTCACGCACAAACAACCCGGCATCGCGCTTGGGGTTGTTGATCACGTGCACCGAGTAGGTTTTTTCCGGCTTGAAATGCGGGAAGCCGTGCACCTCGTAGATCAGCATCGGGTCGCGCTCCTTGGCCACGAACAGGCGCTTGCCCACCGAGTCATACGCCAGGCCTTCAAAGCCCTTGTTGCCACCGACGTGCAGGCCCAGGGTCATCTGCTCCGCATCGACGGCGTCGAGGAACTGGGTGTCGTCATCCACATGCACCTTGATCAGCCGCTGCTGGCGCTCATCGCTGATGACATAGATGTTGTCGCTGATGAACTCCACAGCTTCGGCATCGCCAAACCCGATCAAGGGGATGCGTCGCAGGATCTTGCCTTCCAGGGACAACTCGATCAGTTCGGCGTTTTTATTGGTGACGGTGAACAGGCTTTTGCGCACCGGGTCGTAGGTCAGGGCCGACACATCGTCGTCGAGCCCCTCGATGACCTTGGCTTCCAGCGTTACCTGGTAGTCCGCCAGGCCGATCGAGCGTTCATCGGCCGGCTGGCGCCACACTTGCCAATTGAACCAGGCACGTTCGAACAGGCGAAAATGCTGCGCAACGGCCCCGGCGCTGACCAGGGTGATCAGCGCCAGCATGATAAACAGGGGTTTGGGGCGGGCTAGTCGTTGCATCGGGCGGGCTCAAAGTCAAAAGTGGCGAATGAATATCACGCCCGTCTGAATTTAAACTTAAACACGCCCGGATGTCTGGCAGATGCCGCTCACAGAGACCTATCTGACGTAATCGGTGTGCTATTTCTGCTTTTCGAACCGGTAGAACAGGTTGGGCTCACTGACGATGTACAGCGTGCCCTCCTCGTCCATGGTCACCCCTTCGGCACGGGGAATGGTGTGCTTGATGCCGTTGAAACCGCCGAGCAAGGTCATGAAGCTGACTTGCTGGCCCTTCTCGTCCAACTCCAGCAGCAAGTGGGAGTCGGCCGACAGCACCAGCAAATGCCCGGTACGCGGGTCAACAGCCAGGGCCGAGAGGTTGCGCATGTCCAGTTCTTTGCTCGCCAGCTTTTGTTTATCGCCCGCCAGGGTCGGGCCGCCGTCGCTTTTCCAGGTGAACAACGCGGGCGGGCGCTCTTCGCCAAGGATCAACTGCTGGTTGCGCTTGTCCCAGGTGATGGCTTCGAAGGCCTTGTTCTGGTCCTTGGACGGGCCGAGGTCATAGCTGGTGAAGTCGGCCTTGTTCAGTTGGGTGGTGCTCGCATCGACCTTGACGATGGTCAGGGTGTGCTGGCGCTCGTCGACCACCGCCAACAGGCCATTCTCCATCACCGTCACGCCTTCCGGGTTGTCCCAGCCGTTGAGCGGCATCTTGCGCAGCACATCGCCTTGCAGGCTCAACTCGGCCAGGAACGGGTTTTTGCCCATCACGGAAAACAGGGTTTTGGTCTGTGGGCTGTAGGAGACGTCCGAAGCTTCGTCCTTCTCCATCCCCGGCAAAAGCTTGCCATCGATGACCGCATGGTAATCCGGCAGCCATACGCTCTGCTGGCGTTCGGCCGGCGTCTCAAAGCGCTCCAGCAACCACAGCACACCGCGGTCGTCCCAGTGCATGGCCAAGGCCACGCCATACAGGATCACCCCTGTCAGCAACAGCCAGGAA of Pseudomonas azotoformans contains these proteins:
- the rpiA gene encoding ribose-5-phosphate isomerase RpiA, with the protein product MTQDQLKQAVAQAAVDLILPKLDDKSIVGVGTGSTANCFIDALAQHKGAFDGAVASSEATAARLKGHGIPVYELNTVSDLEFYIDGADESDEHLNLIKGGGAALTREKIVAAVAKTFICIADASKLVPVLGAFPLPVEVIPMARSHVARELVKLGGDPVYREGVLTDNGNIILDVFNMQITNPVELETQINAIVGVVTNGLFAARPADVLLLGTAEGVKTLKA
- a CDS encoding SdiA-regulated domain-containing protein, with product MQRLARPKPLFIMLALITLVSAGAVAQHFRLFERAWFNWQVWRQPADERSIGLADYQVTLEAKVIEGLDDDVSALTYDPVRKSLFTVTNKNAELIELSLEGKILRRIPLIGFGDAEAVEFISDNIYVISDERQQRLIKVHVDDDTQFLDAVDAEQMTLGLHVGGNKGFEGLAYDSVGKRLFVAKERDPMLIYEVHGFPHFKPEKTYSVHVINNPKRDAGLFVRDLSSLQYDERSGHLLALSDESFLVLELDIDGRPLSSLSLLNGRHGLTKRVPQAEGIAMDDEGALYLVSEPNLFYVFKKPR
- a CDS encoding SdiA-regulated domain-containing protein, translating into MAVSLPSASPKPRSRFAMRWYSWLLLTGVILYGVALAMHWDDRGVLWLLERFETPAERQQSVWLPDYHAVIDGKLLPGMEKDEASDVSYSPQTKTLFSVMGKNPFLAELSLQGDVLRKMPLNGWDNPEGVTVMENGLLAVVDERQHTLTIVKVDASTTQLNKADFTSYDLGPSKDQNKAFEAITWDKRNQQLILGEERPPALFTWKSDGGPTLAGDKQKLASKELDMRNLSALAVDPRTGHLLVLSADSHLLLELDEKGQQVSFMTLLGGFNGIKHTIPRAEGVTMDEEGTLYIVSEPNLFYRFEKQK